DNA from Streptomyces sp. NBC_01260:
TCAACGCCCGGCAGCCGCTGGGCCGGCTGGTCTCCGCCGACGAGGTCGCCGCCGCGATCCTCTACCTCGCCAGCCCCGCCGCGGCCTCCGTGACGGGTACCGCACTGGCCGTCGACGGTGGAATGCAGGGCCTGCGCCTGCGCCCCGCCGACAGCTGACCGGAGGGTGGGCGGCCCGAGCCGGATCACGGGGCCGTACACCTCGCGCCACCTGCACCACGCACCCCAGCAATGCCATCAGATCTCCGAGCCGGTACTCCACAAAGGAACGGGACACCAATGAGAGTGCGTACGACGAGTGCGGCGGCCTGCGCCGTACTGCTGGCCGTCACTGCCCTCGCGGGCTGCAACCGCGAATCATCGGACGACGGTGCGGGTGGCGGGAAGGTCGGTATCGACCTGCCGCGCAGCGACAGCGACTTCTGGAACTCGTACCAGAACTACATCCAGAAGGGGGTCAAGGGCGGCGAGGTCAAGGCGCTGCCGCTGACCAACTCGCAGAACGACATCGGCAAGCTGGTCGCAAACGTCCAGACCTTCACCGACCAGGGCGCGAAGGCCGTGGTGATGGCTCCGCAGGACACCGGCGCCATCGCCGAGTCGCTCAGCACCCTGAACGAGAAGAAGATCCCGGTCATCAGCGTCGACACCCGCCCCGACAAGGGCGACATCTACATGGTGGTGCGGGCTGACAACAAGGCGTACGGGACCAACGCCTGCAAGTACCTCGGCCAGCAGCTGAAGGGCAAGGGCAAGGTCGTCGAGTTCCAGGGCGACCTGTCCTCGATCAACGGCCGCGACCGCTCCGAGGCCTTCAAGACCTGCATGGACAAGGACTTCCCGGACATCAAGGTGTTCGAGCTCGCCACCGACTGGAAGGGCGACGTCGCCTCCGCGAAGCTCCAGTCGACGCTGGCCGCCCACCCCGACATCAACGGCATCTACATGCAGGCCGGCGGTGTCTTCCTGCAGCCGACCCTCGCGCTCCTGGAGCAGAAGAAGCTGCTGAAGCCGGCCGGTTCGCCGGGCCACATCACCATCATCTCCAACGACGGCATCCCGGAGGAGTTCGACGCCATCAAGGCCGGGAAGATCGACGCGACGATCTCCCAGCCGGCCGACCTGTACGCGAAGTACGCGCTGTACTACGCGAAGGCGGCCTTGGACGGTAAGACCTTCAAGGAAGGCCCCACCGACCATGACTCGAACATCATCAAGATCCCGAACGGGTTCGAGGATCAACTCCCCGCACCCCTTGTGACCAAGGACAACGTGGATGACCCGAAACTGTGGGCCAATCAGCTAGAGAAGAAGAGCTAGCCGTGACTCCTCCCTCTCGTTGCCGAGAGGGCTTCCCTCTCGGGTCCGAGGAACCGAGCAGCGGCCAAGCCCTGACCGCTGCCCGAGGACAGATCACCGACACTACGACAGCGCTTCGCTGAGAAGGGGTCTTATGGACCAGGCACTCCCCCCTGCCGTACAGGCGGAAGGCGTTGTCAAACGCTTCGGACCGACCGTCGCGCTCGACGGGGTGAAGCTCACCGTGCAGCCCGGTGAGTCGCACGCCCTCGTCGGCCGCAACGGCGCGGGCAAGTCGACCCTGGTCAGCGTGTTGACCGGACTCCACAAGGCGGACGCGGGCACGGTCACCTTCGGCGGGGAGCCCGCGCCCGCCTTCGGGGACACCGCGGCCTGGCAGTCGAAGGTCGCCTGCGTCTACCAGAAGTCCATGGTCGTCCCCGACCTGACCGTCGCGGAGAACCTCTTCCTCAACCGGTTCGACGACAACGCCCGCTGGATCAGCTGGGGGCGGCTGCGCAAGCGCGCGGAGCAGCTCCTCGCCGACTACGGAGTCCAGGTCGACCCGAACACCCGGGCGCGCGATCTCGCCGTCGAGCAGCGGCAGTTCGTCGAGATCGCCCGCGCGCTGTCCTTCGGCGCGCGGCTGATCATCCTCGACGAGCCGACCGCCCAGCTCGACGCCCGGGGCATCGGGAGGCTCTTCGACAAGCTCCGGGAACTGCAGAGCCAGGGAGTGGCGTTCCTCTTCATCTCCCACCATCTGCAGGAGGTGTACGAGCTCTGCACGGCGGTCACCGTCTACCGCGACGCCCGCCACGTCCTGACCGCCCCCGTGGCGGACGTGGCGAAGACGGATCTGGTGGCGGCGATGACGGGCGAGAAGTCCGGCGGCGCCGTCGCCTGGCACGCGGCCGGCACCACCACACCGCCCGATGCGTCGGCGGAGCCCGTCCTGCGCACCGAGGGGCTCGCCGTGGAGGGTCGGTTCGAACCGCTGGACCTCCAGGTGCGCCCCGGCGAGGTGCTCGGCCTGGCCGGCTCGGCGGCCAGCGGCAATACCGCGCTGGGCGAGGTCCTGGCGGGTATGCGCAAGGCGGGCGGCGGCACGGTCCGGGTGCACGGCGAGGCCGTGCGCTCGGGCAGCGTGCCGCACGCGCTGGCCGCCGGGATCGGCTACATCCCCGAGGACCGGCACGACCAGGGCCTCGTCCTGCAGCGCAGCGTCGCGGAGAACGCCACCCTCACGGTCACCGACCAGCTCGGTCCGTGGGGGACCGTACTGCCCTCCCGTACGCGGGAGTTCGCCCGGGGCATGATCGACTCGCTGGACATCAAGACCCAGGGCCCCGAGCAGCCCGTCTCCGGGCTCTCCGGCGGCAACCAGCAGAAGGTGGTGGTCGCCCGCGCGCTGGCCCGCAAGCCCAGTGTTCTGGTGGCGGTCCGGCCCACCGCGGGTGTGGACGTCAAGTCCAAGGACTCGCTCCTCGGAGTCGTCCGGCGGGTCGCCGACGAGGGCAATGCCGCGGTCGTCGTCTCGGACGAGCTGGACGATCTGCGGGTCTGCGACCGGGTGCTCGCCCTGTTCCACGGGCGAGTGGTCGCCACGTTCGCAAGCGGGTGGACCGACGGGGAACTCGTCGCCGCCATGGAAGGTGTGGGGGAAAGGGAATGACCGGCACGATACGGCCGTCCACGGCCGACGACGTCAACGGGGGACCGAAGGGCGGTCTCGGCGACAGCCCGCTGAGCCGGCTCAAGCTGATCCGGTGGAGCGACTTCTCGCTGGTGCCGGTGATCCTGGTGCTGATGGTGATCGGCTTCATCGTCTCGCCGGTCTTCCTCACCTCGGACAACCTGATCAGCGTCGTCCAGCAGTCCTCCGAGCTCAGCCTGCTGGTCCTGGGCCAGGCGCTGATCCTGATCTGCGGGCGGATGGACCTGTCGCTGGAGTCGACGATCGGCATCGCGCCCGTCGTCGCCATGTGGCTGGTGCTGCCCGGCGACGACGGCCGCTTCGCCGGCCTGGGCGTGCTCCCCACCTGGATGGCGATTCCGCTCTGCCTGCTGGTCGGCCTCGTCATCGGCGCGATCAACGGCTTCCTGATGCTGAAGCTGCGGGTCAACGGCTTCATCGCCACGCTCGGCATGCTGACCATGCTGCGCGGACTCCACATCGGCATCACCGAGGGCAAGTCCATCACCGACGTCCCGGAGTCCTTCCGCTACCTGGGCAAGAGCCAGTGGTTCGGTGTTCCGGCCGCGGTCTGGATCTGCCTGGTGCTCTTCGCGGTCGGCGGCGCGGCGCTGGCCTGGCTGCGGCACGGGCGCTCGCTGTACGCGATCGGCGGCAACCCGGAAGCGGCGCGCGCCGCGGGTATCCGGGTCGACCGGGTCACCTGGATCGTGCTCGCCATCGGCGGTCTGCTGGCTGCCTTCGCGGGCATCCTCTACACCGGCCACTACGGCGCGGTCGCCGCGACGCAGGGCAACGGCTGGATCTTCCAGGTGTTCGCCGCGGCGGTGATCGGCGGTATCAGCCTCAAGGGCGGGCGCGGCACCCTGTTCGGTGCGCTGACCGGCGTCCTGACGCTTCAGCTGGTGGTCAACGTGATGACCCTCGGCGGCGTCCCGGCCCTCTGGAACCAGTTCCTCAACGGCGCGATCATCATCGTCGCGCTGGTCATCTCGCGCTTCGCGAGCGGCGAGAAGCAGGACTGAGCGGCCGAGCGGTACACCCTCAGGAAACGCCGGCGGGGCTGAAAGGATCAGCCCCGCCGGCGTTTCGGGCGCGGGGCCCGGGGCGAAGCCCCGAACCCCGCGGCCGGTGCTACAGCGTCGAGCGCAGCCACTGCTCCACGCTCGCCACGTGCACCGTCGCCCAGGACCGAGCGGCCTCCGCGTCCCGGTCCCGCAGCGCCGACACGATCGCCCGGTGCTCGTGCAGTGTGCGGCTCACCGCGTCCTCCTGGGTCAGACCGCGCCAGACCCGGGCCCGCGTCGTCGGCCCCGAAAGACCGTCGAGCAGCGAGCAGAGCACCGAGTTGCCCGACGACTGCACGATGCCGCGGTGGAACTCCAGATCGCAGGCCACCAGCTCCTCGACCGAGGGGCGGCTGCCCAGGGCGTCCAGCTGGGAGCTCAGCAGATCCAGCTGCTCCTCGGTGATCCGGCTCGCCGCCATGGCGGTCGCGGCCGGCTCCAGGATCCGGCGGACCGCCAGGAACTCCAGCACCGTGTCGTCGCGGTGGAAGTCCACCACGAAGCTCAGCGCCTCCAGCAGCAACTGCGGATCCAGGCTGGTGACATACGTGCCGTCGCCCTGGCGCACGTCGAGAATGCGGATCAGCGACAGGGCGCGCACCGCCTCCCGCAGCGAGTTGCGGGACAGACCCAGCTCCGCGGCGAGTTCGCTCTCCTTGGGGAGACGATCGCCGGGCCGTAGCGCACCCGAGACGATCATTCCCTTGATCTTCTCGATGGCCTCGTCAGTGACAGCCATGGGCGACCTCCAGACATCCGATGTATCGCCCTATTATGCGTCCCCGGAGGCGGCCGGTGCGCCCTTCGGGGCAACCTGTGCGACAGCGCTCCCGCGGTGCGGGGCGTTTCGACCGGTTCCGTACGGCGGAGTCCGAAAGCGTCCGCCGCGGCCGGCACGTACGGGAGGGGGCGGCGTCCGTGGATGGACACCGCCCCCTCCCGGCGCGTCAGCTCCTGCGGTCGCCGAGCACGGACTCGACACCGGCCCGGATCTCGTCCGTGGCCAGACCCCGGATCGTCAGCGTCGTCCGGCGCCGCAGCACGTCGTCCGCCGTCTCGGCCCACTCGTGGTCGCGCGCGTAGGCGACCTGCGCCCAGATCTCCGGCGCGTCCGGGTGGATGCGCTCGGCGAGCACCGGGTTCTCGTTGGCCAGCCGGGCGATGTCGAAGGACAGCGAACCGTAGTGCGTGGCCAGGTGCCGTGCCGTGTCGGCGGACATCCGCGGTCCCGGGGTGCCGCCGTCGACCAGCAGCCGGTGCGCGACCGCGTTCGGGTTGGCGATACCGGGCAGCGGGAGCTTCTTCGGCAGCCGGGCCATCGGCTCCATGTCCTCGGCCAGCGGGTGCCCGGGGAGCGCGGCCAGCTTGTTCATCACCGTACGGCCGATGTGGCGGAACGTCGTCCACTTGCCGCCCGCCACCGACAGCATCCCGCCGCGGCCCTCCGTCACGACGGTCTCGCGCTTGGCCTTGGCGGTGCCGCCGGGACCTCCGGGCAGCACCCGCAGACCCGCGAAGGAGTACGTGATCAGATCGCGTGACAGCTGCTGGTCCCGGACCGAGAACGCCGCCTCGTCCAGGATCTGCGCGGTGTCCTTCTCGGTGACCGCGACATCCGCCGGATCGCCCTCGTACTCCTCGTCCGTCGTGCCGAGCAGCAGCATGTCCTCCCACGGCAGGGCGAACGTGATCCGGTACTTGTCGATCGGAGTGGCGAGCGCGGCCTTCCACGGGCGGGTGCGCCTGAGCACGAGGTGCGCGCCCTTGGAGAGACGTATGGAGGGCGCCGCGTCCGGGTTCTCCATCTTCCGCAGGTGGTCGACCCACGGCCCGGTGGCGTTGAGCACCAGACGGGCGTTGATCCCGAACTCCGTGCCGTCCACGGAATCGCGCAGTTCGGCACCGGTCACCCGGCCCCTGGTGAAGCGGAGCCCGGTCACGGCGGCATGGTTGAGTACGGCGGCGCCCGCCTCGACGGCCGCGCGGACCGTCATCAGCGCCATCCGTGCGTCGTTCATCTGGTCGTCGCCGTAGACCGCGACGGCCTTCAGGTTGTCGGTGCGCAGCTCCGGCACATCGCGCTGCGCCTTCGCCGGGCTGATCACATGGCCGACGCCGTCACCGAACGCGGAGAGCGCCGAGTACGCGAACACGCCCGCGCCGAGCTTGGCGGCGCCGTGCGGCCCGCCCTTGTAGACCGGCAGGTAGAAGGTGAGCGGGTTGGCGAGGTGCGGTGCGACCTGACGGGACACCGCACGCCGCTCGAAGTGGTTCTCCGCCACCAGCTTCACCGCGCCGGTCTGCAGGTAGCGCAGACCGCCGTGGAGCAGCTTGGAGGAGGCGGAGGAGGTGGCGCCGGCGAAGTCACCGGCGTCCACCAGAGCCACCCGCAGTCCGGACTGCGCGGCGTGCCAGGCGGTGGAGATGCCCAGGATGCCGCCGCCGATCACCAGGAGGTCGTACGTTGCCTTGGAAAGCTGCTCCCGGGTCTCGGCGCGGCTCGGAAGGGAGCCGGAGGCCGGATGCGTCCCGAGGGCGGGGACGCTCTGCAGGGTGGTCATGTTCTCTACTCCTCGTCTTCGAGCCAGCCCATGGTCCGTTGCACGGCCTTGAGCCAGCTCTTGTACTCGCGGTCGCGGGTGTCCGCGTCCATGCGGGGGGTCCACTCGGCGGCCCGGCGCCAGTTGGCGCGCAGCGCGTCGGTGTCCGGCCAGAAGCCGACGGCCAGGCCGGCGGCGTAGGCGGCGCCGAGGCAGGTGGTCTCGGCGACCATGGGCCGCACCACGGGTGCGTCCAGGAAGTCGGCGAGCGTCTGCATCAGCAGGTTGTTGGAGGTCATGCCGCCGTCGACCTTGAGCGCGGTCAGCTCGACGCCGGAGTCCTTGGTCATGGCGTCGCTGATCTCACGGGTCTGCCAGGCGGTGGCCTCCAGCACGGCACGGGCGATGTGCGCCTTGGTGACGTAGCGGGTGAGACCGGCGATGACGCCGCGGGCGTCGGGGCGCCAGTACGGGGCGAACAGGCCGGAGAAGGCGGGCACGAAGTACGCGCCGCCGTTGTCCTCGACCGACGAGGCCAGGGTCTCGATCTCGGCGGCGGACTGGATCAGGCCCATCTGGTCGCGCATCCACTGCACCAGCGAACCGGTGACGGCGATCGACCCCTCCAGGGCGTACACCGGCTTCTGGTCGCCGATCTGGTAGCCGACCGTGGTCAGCAGCCCGTTGTAGGAGTTGACGGGCGTCTCGCCGGTGTTCAGCAGCATGAAGGTGCCGGTGCCGTACGTGGACTTGGCCTCGCCCTCGGCGAAACACGTCTGGCCGAACAGCGCGGCCTGCTGGTCACCGAGCGCGGAGGCGACCGGCACCCCGTCGAGCACGCCGCCCTTGGCATGGCCGTACACCTCGGCCGAGGACCGGATCTCGGGCAGCACCG
Protein-coding regions in this window:
- a CDS encoding FadR/GntR family transcriptional regulator, with translation MAVTDEAIEKIKGMIVSGALRPGDRLPKESELAAELGLSRNSLREAVRALSLIRILDVRQGDGTYVTSLDPQLLLEALSFVVDFHRDDTVLEFLAVRRILEPAATAMAASRITEEQLDLLSSQLDALGSRPSVEELVACDLEFHRGIVQSSGNSVLCSLLDGLSGPTTRARVWRGLTQEDAVSRTLHEHRAIVSALRDRDAEAARSWATVHVASVEQWLRSTL
- the glpK gene encoding glycerol kinase GlpK; amino-acid sequence: MTDAPTTGTHGTGPFIAAIDQGTTSSRCIVFDKDGRIVSVDQKEHEQIFPKPGWVEHNATEIWENVQEVVAGAIVKAGITAADVKAIGITNQRETTLMWDKNTGEPVHNALVWQDTRTDALCKELGRNVGQDRFRRETGLPLASYFAGPKVRWLLDNVEGLRERAERGDILFGTMDSWVIWNLTGGTEGGVHVTDVTNASRTLLMNLHKMAWDDKILASIGIPAAVLPEIRSSAEVYGHAKGGVLDGVPVASALGDQQAALFGQTCFAEGEAKSTYGTGTFMLLNTGETPVNSYNGLLTTVGYQIGDQKPVYALEGSIAVTGSLVQWMRDQMGLIQSAAEIETLASSVEDNGGAYFVPAFSGLFAPYWRPDARGVIAGLTRYVTKAHIARAVLEATAWQTREISDAMTKDSGVELTALKVDGGMTSNNLLMQTLADFLDAPVVRPMVAETTCLGAAYAAGLAVGFWPDTDALRANWRRAAEWTPRMDADTRDREYKSWLKAVQRTMGWLEDEE
- a CDS encoding glycerol-3-phosphate dehydrogenase/oxidase, producing MTTLQSVPALGTHPASGSLPSRAETREQLSKATYDLLVIGGGILGISTAWHAAQSGLRVALVDAGDFAGATSSASSKLLHGGLRYLQTGAVKLVAENHFERRAVSRQVAPHLANPLTFYLPVYKGGPHGAAKLGAGVFAYSALSAFGDGVGHVISPAKAQRDVPELRTDNLKAVAVYGDDQMNDARMALMTVRAAVEAGAAVLNHAAVTGLRFTRGRVTGAELRDSVDGTEFGINARLVLNATGPWVDHLRKMENPDAAPSIRLSKGAHLVLRRTRPWKAALATPIDKYRITFALPWEDMLLLGTTDEEYEGDPADVAVTEKDTAQILDEAAFSVRDQQLSRDLITYSFAGLRVLPGGPGGTAKAKRETVVTEGRGGMLSVAGGKWTTFRHIGRTVMNKLAALPGHPLAEDMEPMARLPKKLPLPGIANPNAVAHRLLVDGGTPGPRMSADTARHLATHYGSLSFDIARLANENPVLAERIHPDAPEIWAQVAYARDHEWAETADDVLRRRTTLTIRGLATDEIRAGVESVLGDRRS
- a CDS encoding sugar ABC transporter substrate-binding protein, which translates into the protein MRVRTTSAAACAVLLAVTALAGCNRESSDDGAGGGKVGIDLPRSDSDFWNSYQNYIQKGVKGGEVKALPLTNSQNDIGKLVANVQTFTDQGAKAVVMAPQDTGAIAESLSTLNEKKIPVISVDTRPDKGDIYMVVRADNKAYGTNACKYLGQQLKGKGKVVEFQGDLSSINGRDRSEAFKTCMDKDFPDIKVFELATDWKGDVASAKLQSTLAAHPDINGIYMQAGGVFLQPTLALLEQKKLLKPAGSPGHITIISNDGIPEEFDAIKAGKIDATISQPADLYAKYALYYAKAALDGKTFKEGPTDHDSNIIKIPNGFEDQLPAPLVTKDNVDDPKLWANQLEKKS
- a CDS encoding sugar ABC transporter ATP-binding protein codes for the protein MDQALPPAVQAEGVVKRFGPTVALDGVKLTVQPGESHALVGRNGAGKSTLVSVLTGLHKADAGTVTFGGEPAPAFGDTAAWQSKVACVYQKSMVVPDLTVAENLFLNRFDDNARWISWGRLRKRAEQLLADYGVQVDPNTRARDLAVEQRQFVEIARALSFGARLIILDEPTAQLDARGIGRLFDKLRELQSQGVAFLFISHHLQEVYELCTAVTVYRDARHVLTAPVADVAKTDLVAAMTGEKSGGAVAWHAAGTTTPPDASAEPVLRTEGLAVEGRFEPLDLQVRPGEVLGLAGSAASGNTALGEVLAGMRKAGGGTVRVHGEAVRSGSVPHALAAGIGYIPEDRHDQGLVLQRSVAENATLTVTDQLGPWGTVLPSRTREFARGMIDSLDIKTQGPEQPVSGLSGGNQQKVVVARALARKPSVLVAVRPTAGVDVKSKDSLLGVVRRVADEGNAAVVVSDELDDLRVCDRVLALFHGRVVATFASGWTDGELVAAMEGVGERE
- a CDS encoding ABC transporter permease; this encodes MTGTIRPSTADDVNGGPKGGLGDSPLSRLKLIRWSDFSLVPVILVLMVIGFIVSPVFLTSDNLISVVQQSSELSLLVLGQALILICGRMDLSLESTIGIAPVVAMWLVLPGDDGRFAGLGVLPTWMAIPLCLLVGLVIGAINGFLMLKLRVNGFIATLGMLTMLRGLHIGITEGKSITDVPESFRYLGKSQWFGVPAAVWICLVLFAVGGAALAWLRHGRSLYAIGGNPEAARAAGIRVDRVTWIVLAIGGLLAAFAGILYTGHYGAVAATQGNGWIFQVFAAAVIGGISLKGGRGTLFGALTGVLTLQLVVNVMTLGGVPALWNQFLNGAIIIVALVISRFASGEKQD